Genomic window (Verrucomicrobiia bacterium):
CCCCAAGGCGGGCGTCGAGGCGGATGGCGTGCTGATAGGCCCGCAATGCCTCCCCCGGCTGGCGGGCGGCGTGCTGGGCCAATCCAAGATGATTCCAGGCCTGCGCGTTCCCCGGCAGGAACTCCACAGCGGTCTGCAGCCGGCGCACCGCGTCCCGCGGACGCCCCTTCTGCAGAAGCCGCTCCCCATCCAGCAAGGCGCGGGGCCCCGGCGGCGTGCACGCCGTCAGCACCAGCGCCAGGCCCACCGCCACCATCGCGGCACCGCGCCGAATTGGGATTCTTGTCGTCAACATTCGGTTTGCGGCTAGCATCCTCGCCCGGACAAGGCCGGCGTCCGGGCCCATGCTTGTCGCGTCATGACGCGAGTCATACTCATCCTTCTCTCGATTTGTCAGTCGTTTTGTCGGGGTGCTGACGGTCTGTCGTTCGCCGATCCCGGAGTGTTCGGCGGCGTGAAGCCCGGGCAATCCCGCGTCGTGGTGGTCCGGGACCCCAACGCCACCCAAGCCTTCGCTCCCGCGGGATCGGTGGTGACAGAGATGGTAAGACGCGGGGTGACCACCCTCACCGGCGAAGCTTCCGCCTCCGCCGCCTGGCGTTCCCTCATCGCCCCGGACGACATCGTCGGCATCAAGGTCCACGCTCCGCCCGGACCCTTCAGCGGGTCGCGTCCAGCAGTCGCCGAAGCGGTCATCCGGGGCCTCATCGAGGCCGGTCATCCCGCCTCCCGGATCGTCCTGTGGGACCGCCGTCTCGAAGACCTGCGCCGGGCCGGCTTCGAGACGCTGGCGACCGCCCTCGGCGTTCAGATTGCCGGGGCCGTCGATGCCGGCTTCGACCCGGACGTCTTCTACGCCAACCCGCTCCTCGGCCGGCCCGTTTTCGGGGATCTCGAATTCGAACGGACGCGGCCCGGAACGCCACGGGAGTCCGGCCCGGTCGCCGGACGTCATTCCCACCTTTCGCGCCTGGTCACCCGGCGCCTCACCCGGCACATCAACATCGCCCCCCTTCTCAATCACAACACCGCCGGCGTCAGTGGCATCCTCTATACCGTCGCCAGTGCCGCCACCGACAATTTCGTCCGTTTCGAGGCTCATGCTTCGCTCCTTGCCTCCGCGGTCCCGGAGATCTACGGGCAACCCCAGCTCGCCGACCGCGTCGCCCTCAATATCGTCGATGCCCTGGTCGGTCAGTATGAGGGGCGTCACCGCAGCCTCCTCCACCGGGCCGGCGCCCTCAACCAGCTCCGGTTCAGCACCGATCCCGTCGCGCTCGACGTGCTCTCCATCGAGGAACTCAACCGGCTGCGGGTCGCCGCCGGGGACC
Coding sequences:
- a CDS encoding DUF362 domain-containing protein — its product is MTRVILILLSICQSFCRGADGLSFADPGVFGGVKPGQSRVVVVRDPNATQAFAPAGSVVTEMVRRGVTTLTGEASASAAWRSLIAPDDIVGIKVHAPPGPFSGSRPAVAEAVIRGLIEAGHPASRIVLWDRRLEDLRRAGFETLATALGVQIAGAVDAGFDPDVFYANPLLGRPVFGDLEFERTRPGTPRESGPVAGRHSHLSRLVTRRLTRHINIAPLLNHNTAGVSGILYTVASAATDNFVRFEAHASLLASAVPEIYGQPQLADRVALNIVDALVGQYEGRHRSLLHRAGALNQLRFSTDPVALDVLSIEELNRLRVAAGDPPGPSRFELYSNARLLELGTDDPHEIDLVIAP